A part of Sugiyamaella lignohabitans strain CBS 10342 chromosome D, complete sequence genomic DNA contains:
- the MTG1 gene encoding putative GTPase MTG1 (Putative GTPase peripheral to the mitochondrial inner membrane; essential for respiratory competence, likely functions in assembly of the large ribosomal subunit, has homologs in plants and animals; GO_component: GO:0016020 - membrane [Evidence IEA]; GO_component: GO:0005743 - mitochondrial inner membrane [Evidence IEA,IEA]; GO_component: GO:0005743 - mitochondrial inner membrane [Evidence IDA] [PMID 12808030]; GO_component: GO:0005739 - mitochondrion [Evidence IEA]; GO_component: GO:0005739 - mitochondrion [Evidence IDA] [PMID 16823961]; GO_function: GO:0005525 - GTP binding [Evidence IEA,IEA]; GO_function: GO:0003924 - GTPase activity [Evidence ISA] [PMID 12808030]; GO_function: GO:0000166 - nucleotide binding [Evidence IEA]; GO_process: GO:0032543 - mitochondrial translation [Evidence IGI,IMP] [PMID 12808030]) has translation MSTEVPSEPTKHKFVPRPSFPDYNIPLANFHGHHRKALQSMHQTALQVDLVLELRDSRAPLSSINLLFDKVLGHKNKLVLYTKNDLSGIKNATELYEAWHPHQKFLNIDCRSTADANKVLSAAKQLYDELEPKPPLGLRLLITGMPNAGKSTFLNTLRKVGTGERHKVASTGEMPGVTRSISETIRISRDPNIYIFDTPGVFVPQVKNSEDMLKMCLINAVKRSHVDPVVLADYLLYRINKQYPDGKPYLKYTGRPTNNIDFLLRSIVKRRLSRRNSATKDNNKAKASNNGDKSKGTKIVDFNENGEALDWIEKWTKGKGPKIVLDDVNEPDCYAKTIEEQQTRLSSFDLGPLKVKSFQKKRLMLR, from the coding sequence ATGTCAACAGAGGTGCCATCAGAGCCCACCAAACATAAATTCGTACCTCGACCGAGCTTCCCAGATTATAATATACCTCTTGCGAATTTCCATGGACATCATAGGAAAGCGTTGCAATCGATGCATCAGACTGCGCTACAAGTGGATCTGGTACTGGAACTACGAGACTCGCGAGCACCACTTTCTTCGATAAACTTATTATTCGACAAAGTCTTGGGACATAAGAATAAGCTCGTTTTGTACACCAAGAACGATTTGAGTGGAATTAAGAATGCAACTGAGTTATATGAAGCATGGCATCCGCATCAAaaatttttaaatattGACTGTAGAAGCACTGCTGATGCCAACAAGGTGTTGTCAGCAGCGAAACAGTTATACGATGAACTGGAACCAAAACCGCCTCTGGGTTTGAGGTTACTTATTACTGGTATGCCCAATGCCGGCAAAAGCACTTTCTTGAATACTCTGAGAAAGGTGGGCACGGGAGAGCGTCATAAAGTAGCCAGTACAGGAGAAATGCCTGGTGTCACCAGAAGCATATCAGAAACGATTCGCATCTCACGAGATCCAAacatttatatttttgataCACCTGGTGTATTTGTACCACAAGTCAAGAACTCTGAAGATATGCTGAAAATGTGCTTAATTAACGCTGTCAAACGAAGTCATGTCGACCCTGTGGTCCTAGCAGATTATCTTCTGTACCGtatcaataaacaataCCCAGACGGCAAACCATATCTAAAATATACCGGACGACCAACTAACAACATCGACTTTTTATTAAGAAGTATAGTGAAAAGGAGGCTGTCACGTAGAAACTCCGCTACAAAAGATAACAACAAGGCAAAGGCCAGTAATAATGGAGACAAGTCCAAGGGCACAAAAATTGTAGATTTCAATGAGAATGGTGAAGCCCTGGACTGGATCGAGAAATGGACAAAGGGCAAGGGACCCAAAATTGTACTCGATGATGTCAATGAACCTGATTGCTATGCAAAGACTATAGAAGAGCAACAGACGCGACTTAGTAGTTTTGATCTCGGTCCGCTCAAAGTGAAATCatttcagaagaagaggctgatGCTCCGGTAA
- the POM33 gene encoding nucleoporin POM33 yields the protein MAYAANFEFGLVFLLFFKFVTFRKGTTFPFLFYIVFIKARYDQSYYMKSAVKAWEVKIDSVFANPNIPAPLKQAWAQVKDVVKRITSAVTIGKPVAPKKHS from the coding sequence ATGGCCTATGCCGCCAACTTTGAATTTGGTTTAGTGTTTTTActctttttcaagttcGTTACTTTCAGAAAGGGCACTACTTTCCCATTCCTCTTTTACATTGTCTTCATTAAGGCTCGTTATGACCAGTCTTACTATATGAAGTCGGCTGTCAAGGCTTGGGAAGTTAAGATTGATAGTGTCTTTGCTAATCCCAATATCCCTGCTCCTCTCAAACAGGCGTGGGCTCAAGTCAAGGATGTCGTCAAACGTATTACTAGTGCTGTCACTATTGGCAAGCCCGTAGCTCCTAAGAAACACTCTTAA
- the PML1 gene encoding Pml1p (Subunit of the RES complex; RES complex is required for nuclear retention of unspliced pre-mRNAs; acts in the same pathway as Pml39p and Mlp1p; GO_component: GO:0070274 - RES complex [Evidence IDA] [PMID 15565172]; GO_component: GO:0005737 - cytoplasm [Evidence IEA,IEA]; GO_component: GO:0005737 - cytoplasm [Evidence IDA] [PMID 14562095]; GO_component: GO:0005634 - nucleus [Evidence IEA,IEA]; GO_component: GO:0005634 - nucleus [Evidence IDA] [PMID 14562095]; GO_function: GO:0003674 - molecular_function [Evidence ND]; GO_process: GO:0008380 - RNA splicing [Evidence IEA]; GO_process: GO:0006406 - mRNA export from nucleus [Evidence IMP] [PMID 15565172]; GO_process: GO:0006397 - mRNA processing [Evidence IEA]; GO_process: GO:0000398 - mRNA splicing, via spliceosome [Evidence IDA] [PMID 15565172]; GO_process: GO:0051237 - maintenance of RNA location [Evidence IMP] [PMID 16162818]): MSDGNEGRDRYGRVKREYRDEDWHERQRRGPRNQNRSRSPGRRPGSGARTGANAVPVKREDRGDGGRTRSHERNRDRDRDRDMRREWDRGSRDRSGIRPKEEDLWSNDDSKEAPPSPPPVKPNYSHSGVLTEESKKDSEGNILKYHEPEDATTPPKTPEYRIYVFSESEQGKLIDTIKLNQKSHYLLGRDTKVCDIPVDIKSCSRQHAVIQFRRISKTDRFGDTHHTIKPYIIDLESSYGTQLNGDDVPPSRYVELRNKDLIQFCGHPREYLWIES, translated from the coding sequence ATGTCGGATGGAAACGAGGGTCGCGATAGATATGGCCGGGTGAAAAGAGAATATCGGGATGAAGACTGGCATGAGAGGCAGAGGAGGGGTCCGAGAAATCAGAATCGCAGTCGCAGTCCTGGCCGGAGGCCTGGGTCTGGTGCTCGAACAGGTGCAAATGCAGTACCTGTGAAGCGGGAAGATCGAGGAGATGGGGGTCGAACTCGGTCTCATGAAAGAAATAGAGATCGGGACCGAGATCGTGATATGAGGCGTGAATGGGATAGGGGATCTCGAGACCGTTCAGGGATAAgaccaaaagaagaagacttaTGGTCGAATGACGACTCTAAAGAGGCTCCGCCTTCTCCACCACCTGTAAAACCCAATTATTCACACTCGGGAGTATTGACTGAAGAGTCTAAGAAAGACTCGGAAGGCAATATCCTGAAGTATCACGAACCAGAGGATGCAACAACTCCTCCCAAAACACCTGAGTACCGAATTTATGTGTTCAGCGAGTCTGAACAGGGCAAACTCATTGATACTATCAAACTCAATCAGAAGAGCCATTATCTTCTAGGACGCGACACAAAAGTCTGCGATATCCCTGTCGATATCAAATCGTGCTCACGACAGCATGCGGTGATCCAGTTTCGTCGCATTTCTAAAACTGACCGCTTCGGTGACACCCACCACACCATTAAACCATACATCATCGATCTCGAATCGTCCTACGGAACACAACTCAACGGCGACGACGTCCCTCCCAGCCGCTACGTCGAACTCCGCAACAAAGACCTGATCCAGTTCTGCGGCCATCCTCGCGAGTACCTCTGGATCGAGAGCTga
- the VPS53 gene encoding Vps53p (Component of the GARP (Golgi-associated retrograde protein) complex; GARP is required for the recycling of proteins from endosomes to the late Golgi, and for mitosis after DNA damage induced checkpoint arrest; required for vacuolar protein sorting; members of the GARP complex are Vps51p-Vps52p-Vps53p-Vps54p; GO_component: GO:0000938 - GARP complex [Evidence IPI] [PMID 10637310]; GO_component: GO:0005794 - Golgi apparatus [Evidence IEA,IEA]; GO_component: GO:0005794 - Golgi apparatus [Evidence IDA] [PMID 10637310]; GO_component: GO:0005794 - Golgi apparatus [Evidence TAS] [PMID 11689439]; GO_component: GO:0005737 - cytoplasm [Evidence IDA] [PMID 11914276]; GO_component: GO:0005768 - endosome [Evidence IEA]; GO_component: GO:0010008 - endosome membrane [Evidence IEA]; GO_component: GO:0016020 - membrane [Evidence IEA]; GO_function: GO:0003674 - molecular_function [Evidence ND]; GO_process: GO:0006896 - Golgi to vacuole transport [Evidence IMP] [PMID 10637310]; GO_process: GO:0015031 - protein transport [Evidence IEA]; GO_process: GO:0042147 - retrograde transport, endosome to Golgi [Evidence IDA] [PMID 12686613]; GO_process: GO:0006810 - transport [Evidence IEA]), with protein sequence MASFGVANGHSGGSGLGGEDDDPLSLPNYSPVDHLNVLFPTSANVQRVGDIRDLAQLYGQSLESKLINGRRTSGSTGSSSIEAVSKTLEEVRSLTDQIDSLRTQAASTDQAITAMTLDIKKLDNTKANLIQSITVLKRLQMLTTAYNQLSSLVARRQYKEMSQTLPAVMELMAHFRQFRSISQIATLSKQVSDIQVRISDQIFDDFATVIEHKPGSRTVAGSAGVSGTGTPVLNGSSTGFSGSGAGSGTGSATQTGAPASIVDISATLADACVVLDSLPGSTARDRLISWFCNVQLKEYRTIFRSSDEAGSLENISRRYSYLKRLLKTHSDEYARYFVPSWNVTEELCKRFCATTREDIQGLLSQVSSTQTNPKESDVQLLLNSLNETLEFEQYLEKKFKYMNPRPASSSSTSSSEPFKFANSVSIAFQPHLNIWIQFQDRALAQKFQEFRAVSRHSQSQGTRSQTGSDDNDQENKDDDDPTVLPSSADLFIFYRSVLTQTAKLSNREPLLQLSNLFGKWLTVYCSQILRSYIPDRLVTTDDIKTICLVITTADYCFNTTNQLEQKLVDQLDPEFKVGVDLEREKGMFLEVINLCIRNLVRKVEAGCEFAWREMANTNWSKVETVGDQSSYVADLTSNIERDTLAILECMKKETHARMLCDKIVEAVTGDFLQSVVRCRPISEVSAEQMLLDLYVLKGCFLKLPTLAQKQHDHGSMDINGTDKSSTGIHNNDSGTTNGLTTGSETSTVSSAYTRHVTKSLSRVETILKVILTQVNPAEGLVQNYFYLVGDKSQQNFAKILELKGITRGGQTRFLEMFNAHLKAHDNLVDESPILSSLQLNPLVGKGTVVGGSRVSSASHINIGIGGLGGAAGIMGSGSGINLVGSNNSSNNNSGSSSGNPFQNGSHLFDTKGPSILSKEGFERFTHGAEAPVNKLNENFRNFGRLFRRDGSGSPLGNRNNH encoded by the coding sequence ATGGCATCGTTTGGTGTGGCAAATGGCCACAGCGGTGGCAGTGGACTCGGTGGCGAGGACGATGACCCACTGTCGTTGCCGAATTACTCGCCCGTGGACCATTTGAACGTGCTATTTCCCACGTCGGCCAATGTTCAGAGGGTCGGCGATATCCGGGATCTGGCCCAGTTGTATGGCCAATCACTCGAGTCTAAGCTGATAAATGGACGAAGGACATCTGGTTCGactggcagtagcagtatcGAGGCTGTATCGAAGACGCTGGAAGAGGTCCGGTCGTTGACAGACCAGATCGACTCACTTCGGACCCAAGCTGCTAGCACTGATCAGGCTATAACAGCTATGACCTTGGATATCAAAAAACTCGATAATACAAAAGCTAATCTGATTCAAAGTATAACTGTATTGAAACGACTTCAGATGCTGACCACAGCGTATAATCAGCTGTCATCACTGGTAGCACGTCGTCAATACAAAGAGATGTCACAAACACTTCCGGCAGTTATGGAGCTAATGGCTCATTTCCGACAGTTTCGAAGCATCTCACAGATTGCCACTCTCAGTAAACAGGTATCGGACATCCAAGTACGCATTTCCGACCAGATTTTCGACGATTTCGCTACTGTCATTGAACACAAACCCGGTTCCCGAACAGTGGCTGGTTCAGCAGGTGTATCTGGTACTGGCACTCCTGTACTGAATGGCTCTTCTACAGGATTCTCTGGTTCAGGAGCAGGCTCTGGAACCGGGTCCGCCACTCAAACCGGTGCACCGGCGTCGATAGTGGATATCAGTGCTACTCTTGCTGACGCGTGTGTTGTGCTTGATAGCCTGCCAGGGTCTACGGCAAGAGACAGACTGATATCATGGTTTTGCAATGTTCAGCTAAAAGAATACCGGACCATTTTTCGCAGTAGTGACGAGGCAGGGTCTCTGGAGAACATTTCTCGTCGTTATTCGTACTTGAAACGACTCCTCAAGACTCATAGTGACGAGTATGCTAGATACTTTGTTCCAAGCTGGAATGTTACTGAAGAACTGTGTAAACGATTCTGTGCTACTACAAGAGAAGACATTCAAGGACTGCTTTCACAAGTAAGCAGTACTCAGACTAATCCAAAAGAATCAGACGTTCAGTTACTGCTCAATTCACTAAATGAAACACTTGAATTCGAGCAATATCTTGAGAAAAAGTTTAAATATATGAACCCTCGAccagcttcatcatcatcaacatcgtcATCAGAACCATTTAAATTTGCCAACTCTGTTTCAATAGCATTCCAACCACATCTGAACATCTGGATTCAGTTCCAAGACAGAGCCCTGGCCCAGAAGTTCCAGGAGTTCAGAGCTGTTTCTCGACATTCACAGAGCCAGGGCACGCGCAGCCAGACTGGATCAGATGATAACGATCAGGAAAATaaagacgacgatgatcCCACTGTGCTCCCGTCCTCAGCAGACTTGTTTATATTCTATCGGTCAGTACTTACACAGACTGCCAAGCTGTCGAACCGAGAACCACTACTACAACTGTCAAATCTGTTTGGTAAATGGCTGACGGTATACTGTAGCCAGATTCTTCGATCATACATACCGGACAGACTAGTCACCActgatgatatcaagaCCATCTGTCTAGTAATTACCACAGCAGACTACTGTTTCAACACCACAAATCAGCTGGAGCAGAAGCTTGTAGACCAATTGGATCCGGAGTTTAAAGTTGGAGTCGATTTGGAACGCGAGAAGGGCATGTTTTTGGAAGTCATCAATTTGTGTATCCGGAATCTGGTAAGGAAAGTCGAGGCAGGATGCGAGTTTGCATGGCGCGAAATGGCTAATACAAACTGGTCCAAGGTTGAAACTGTTGGCGACCAGTCATCTTATGTTGCCGACCTGACGTCTAATATTGAACGTGACACTCTGGCTATACTCGAATGtatgaagaaagaaactCACGCTAGGATGCTGTGCGATAAGATTGTCGAGGCAGTCACTGGAGACTTCCTTCAAAGCGTTGTCCGTTGCCGACCTATTTCTGAGGTGTCTGCTGAGCAAATGCTACTGGACTTGTATGTATTGAAGGGCTGTTTCCTGAAACTTCCCACATTAGCCCAGAAACAACACGACCACGGGTCTATGGATATCAATGGCACTGACAAATCATCGACTGGAATTCACAATAATGACAGTGGAACTACCAACGGTTTGACTACAGGCAGTGAGACGAGTACAGTGTCTAGTGCTTATACCAGACATGTAACCAAGTCGCTGTCACGGGTTGAGACGATACTGAAGGTGATTCTGACCCAAGTGAACCCTGCCGAGGGACTCGTACAAAACTATTTCTATCTTGTCGGAGACAAGTCGCAGCAGAACTTTGCCAAGATCCTTGAACTCAAGGGTATTACCCGTGGAGGACAGACGAGGTTCCTGGAAATGTTTAATGCCCACTTAAAAGCACACGATAACCTTGTCGACGAGTCGCCGATCCTGTCGAGTCTACAATTGAATCCTCTGGTTGGCAAGGGCACTGTAGTGGGAGGCTCGCGAGTGAGCAGCGCATCACACATCAACATAGGCATTGGCGGTCTGGGTGGAGCTGCAGGAATAATGGGGTCTGGCAGCGGAATCAACCTCGttggcagcaacaacagcagcaacaacaacagcggcagtagcagcggcaACCCGTTCCAGAACGGTAGTCATCTGTTCGACACCAAAGGACCCTCGATCCTGTCAAAAGAAGGCTTTGAACGCTTCACCCACGGTGCCGAGGCACCGGTAAACAAACTCAACGAGAACTTCCGTAACTTCGGCCGTCTGTTCCGTCGTGACGGGTCCGGGAGCCCGCTCGGCAACCGCAACAATCACTAG
- the ADI1 gene encoding acireductone dioxygenase (Ni2+-requiring) (Acireductone dioxygenease involved in the methionine salvage pathway; ortholog of human MTCBP-1; transcribed as polycistronic mRNA with YMR010W and regulated post-transcriptionally by RNase III (Rnt1p) cleavage; ADI1 mRNA is induced in heat shock conditions; GO_component: GO:0005737 - cytoplasm [Evidence IEA,IEA,IEA]; GO_component: GO:0005737 - cytoplasm [Evidence IDA] [PMID 14562095]; GO_component: GO:0005634 - nucleus [Evidence IEA,IEA,IEA]; GO_component: GO:0005634 - nucleus [Evidence IDA] [PMID 14562095]; GO_function: GO:0010308 - acireductone dioxygenase (Ni2+-requiring) activity [Evidence IMP] [PMID 15938715]; GO_function: GO:0010309 - acireductone dioxygenase [iron(II)-requiring] activity [Evidence IEA,IEA,IEA]; GO_function: GO:0051213 - dioxygenase activity [Evidence IEA]; GO_function: GO:0005506 - iron ion binding [Evidence IEA]; GO_function: GO:0046872 - metal ion binding [Evidence IEA]; GO_function: GO:0016491 - oxidoreductase activity [Evidence IEA,IEA]; GO_process: GO:0019509 - L-methionine salvage from methylthioadenosine [Evidence IEA,IEA,IEA]; GO_process: GO:0019509 - L-methionine salvage from methylthioadenosine [Evidence IGI,IMP,ISS] [PMID 15938715]; GO_process: GO:0019509 - L-methionine salvage from methylthioadenosine [Evidence IMP] [PMID 18625006]; GO_process: GO:0008652 - cellular amino acid biosynthetic process [Evidence IEA]; GO_process: GO:0009086 - methionine biosynthetic process [Evidence IEA]; GO_process: GO:0055114 - oxidation-reduction process [Evidence IEA,IEA]), translating to MKIYYHDGLEGDQRLRHDSGKEVTVEELDKLAVKAYHFDDIKDVDKLAESRNYINRDVINVSPEALGGKESYETKIKTFYTEHLHEDEEIRYVLDGEGYFDVRDKSDRWIRCLLTKGDLLILPAGIYHRFTTASNDYIQAMRLFQAEPKWIPHNRPCDNNEYRVEYVKSISV from the coding sequence ATGAAGATTTACTATCACGACGGACTTGAGGGTGATCAAAGACTGCGCCATGATTCTGGCAAAGAAGTGACTGTCGAAGAGCTTGACAAATTGGCAGTCAAGGCATATCATTTCGATGACATTAAGGACGTCGACAAGTTGGCTGAAAGTCGCAACTATATTAACAGAGACGTTATTAATGTCAGTCCTGAAGCTCTGGGTGGAAAAGAATCATATGAAACCAAGATTAAGACTTTCTATACGGAACATCTACatgaagacgaggaaaTTCGATATGTTCTTGACGGTGAAGGCTATTTTGATGTCCGTGACAAGTCAGATAGATGGATCAGATGTCTTCTTACAAAGGGTGATTTGTTGATTCTTCCTGCTGGTATCTACCATCGTTTTACCACAGCTAGCAATGATTACATTCAAGCTATGAGACTCTTCCAGGCAGAGCCCAAGTGGATTCCTCACAATCGTCCATGCGACAATAACGAGTATAGAGTTGAATACGTCAAATCCATTAGCGTTTAG
- the KTI12 gene encoding Kti12p (Protein that plays a role in modification of tRNA wobble nucleosides; protein plays role in tRNA wobble nucleoside modification with Elongator complex; involved in sensitivity to G1 arrest induced by zymocin; interacts with chromatin throughout the genome; also interacts with Cdc19p; GO_component: GO:0005737 - cytoplasm [Evidence IEA,IEA]; GO_component: GO:0005737 - cytoplasm [Evidence IDA] [PMID 12139626]; GO_component: GO:0005634 - nucleus [Evidence IEA,IEA]; GO_component: GO:0005634 - nucleus [Evidence IDA] [PMID 12139626]; GO_function: GO:0005524 - ATP binding [Evidence IEA]; GO_function: GO:0003682 - chromatin binding [Evidence IDA] [PMID 15772087]; GO_function: GO:0000166 - nucleotide binding [Evidence IEA]; GO_process: GO:0016049 - cell growth [Evidence IPI] [PMID 12139626]; GO_process: GO:0006357 - regulation of transcription from RNA polymerase II promoter [Evidence IGI] [PMID 15772087]; GO_process: GO:0006355 - regulation of transcription, DNA-templated [Evidence IEA]; GO_process: GO:0002098 - tRNA wobble uridine modification [Evidence IMP] [PMID 18755837]; GO_process: GO:0006351 - transcription, DNA-templated [Evidence IEA]) produces MPLITVSGLPSSGKTTRALQLKAGLERKIAEVNSDLTVYLINDESLSISKETYRELHSEKATRGAQISAVKRHLGKNTIVIFDNLSYIKGFRYQLFCEAKALSTNACLVHVGAPKDMCVAWNKSRPEGEAWPEDLFDALVFRYEEPNPMSRWDSPLFPIAHEDTEADIPIDEIWDTLVLRKPKPPNAATVLKPVTAGNYLTELDKITTSVVNEIIDLHKTSPGGLVKLDAYDPVVQLPMRLTVASLNRIRRNFVTINKMKPIEVSRIRPHFIEFAIKNLSADM; encoded by the coding sequence ATGCCTCTTATTACTGTATCTGGGTTACCGTCATCGGGAAAGACCACTCGAGCACTTCAACTGAAGGCTGGACTGGAACGAAAAATCGCTGAAGTTAACTCTGATTTGACTGTGTACCTGATTAATGATGAGAGTTTATCTATTTCGAAAGAGACTTATCGAGAACTACATTCAGAGAAAGCCACCCGTGGTGCTCAGATTTCAGCTGTGAAACGTCATCTCGGTAAAAATACTATAGTGATATTCGACAATCTTTCATATATTAAAGGGTTCCGATACCAGTTATTCTGTGAGGCAAAAGCACTATCAACCAATGCATGTCTAGTTCATGTTGGTGCGCCAAAAGATATGTGTGTGGCATGGAACAAGTCCAGACCAGAAGGTGAAGCATGGCCAGAAGACCTCTTTGATGCTTTAGTCTTTAGGTATGAGGAACCCAACCCAATGTCAAGATGGGACTCACCTTTATTTCCTATTGCACATGAAGACACAGAAGCTGATATCCCAATAGACGAAATTTGGGATACTCTTGTACTACGGAAACCCAAGCCTCCTAATGCAGCCACTGTATTGAAGCCTGTCACAGCTGGCAACTATCTGACCGAACTTGATAAAATCACAACTTCCGTGGTCAATGAGATTATTGATTTGCATAAAACCTCGCCTGGAGGACTTGTAAAACTAGACGCATATGATCCAGTTGTCCAGCTGCCCATGCGACTCACAGTTGCCAGTCTCAATCGTATCCGACGGAACTTTGTTACCATTAACAAGATGAAACCCATCGAAGTCTCACGTATCCGTCCTCATTTCATCGAGTTTGCTATAAAAAACCTCAGTGCTGATATGTAA